Below is a window of Synechococcus sp. RSCCF101 DNA.
CCGGCGAGCTCCTGGGGTTCCGGGCGGCGGATGCGGTGGGCGATCAGGAAGGCCCCGATCTGGGCCGGACTGGCCGCCGCGGTGAGCATCAGCTCCATCGCCTCGGCGGCCTCCTCGCGGCTGAGGCCCTTGCTGGTGTGCTCGCCGCTGCCGATCTTGCGGATCAGCGCCTTGAAGCGTTCCCGTCCCTCCCGTTCCGGTGTGACGGGGGAAGCGCCGCCTCGATCCGCGATCGCCGTTGCTGAGCTGACCATGACCCGATTGCCTCGCTGCAACTGCACGCCCCTCGTTGCAGCATCCTGAGCCAGAGCACAGACCTTTGTAACGGTTGATGCCGTGCGGGACGCCGGACTGGTCAACACTCGCGCCCGCACGCTTCATGTTTTGTCATGCCGACTCCTGCCCCGACGGGAACCACCGCCGCCCTCCTGGCGGCCAAGAAGGCCAAGGGGCTCACCTTCACCCAGATCGGCGAGGCGATGGGCCGCAACGACGTGTGGGTGGCATCGCTCTTCTACCGCCAGGCCACCGCGTCGGCCGAGGAGGCTGCCACCCTCACAGGGCTGCTGGGCCTGGATGCGGCCGTGGCGGAGGAGCTGCAGGAGTTCCCCACCAAGGGCTCCCTGGAGCCGGTGATTCCCACCGATCCGCTGATCTACCGCTTCTACGAGATCATGCAGGTCTATGGAATGCCGATGAAGGATGTGATCCAGGAGAAGTTCGGTGACGGCATCATGAGCGCCATCGATTTCACCCTCGAAGTCGACAAGGAAGCCAACCCCTCCGGCGATCGGGTCAAGATCACCATGTGCGGCAAGTTCCTGCCCTACAAGAAGTGGTGAGCTGAGCCGCTCGCCCGGGCTGGCGCGATCACCGCGTCAGCCCGGGCGGCTCAACAATCGCTCGGCCCGGGCAGGGTCGAGCACGCCCGCGGCCCGGGCCTCAGCGAGCGCCTCACGCATCCGCTCGCGGTGGCGGAACTGGCTCTGGATCTGCCGGTCCAGGGCCCGTTGCCCCGCCTGATCATTCACCCGCCCGATCAACCCGATCAGGGCCAGGGCGCTCGCTTCGCTGCCGATGCAGCCGAGGGCCTCGAGAGCGGCCTCCAGCACCGGCGGCACCGGCTCATCGGCTGCAATCTGGGCGATGGTCTCCACCACCGCCGCGTCGCTGCGTCGCTGCAGCAGTCGCAGGCCCGCCACCACCACCTCAGGGCGGGGATCGGCGAGCACCGGGGCGCAGAGATCCAGCAGCGCGTCGCTGGAGTGGTGGTGCACCTGAAACTGCAGCAGCTCCAGGGCGGCGAGCCGCGCGGTGCGCTCGGCCCGCTGCAGCCCCGCTGCGATCAGCTCCGGGTCCACCTGTGCGCCCCAGCAGCGCAGGGAGGCCAGCAGCTCCGCCGCCCCCGGTGCTGATTCGTTCGCCTGCCACCACTGCAGCAGCTGATCCCGGGCGCCGGGGTGGCGGGTCATGCCCATGGCCCGAACCAGGGCCGGCTCCGGGCCGAAGCGCTCGACAAGTTCCTGCAGCAGGGGCCAGGCGTCCGGACCCTGGCAGCCCAGACGTTCGGCCAGCACCTGCCGCAGGGACGGGCTGGCCGTCTGGCCGTAGGCCGCCGTCAGTTCGCTTCGGCTCAGGGGATCGCGCCTGCCCCGGCCCAGCCGCTCCCAGAGGGCCGCATCCCGCTCCTCGGAGGGTTCCGCATGCATGGGGTCGGACAGGGGCAGGGGCATGGCGGGAGGATGAATCAACAGAACAGCCCCGACCGGCCTCGGGGGCAGGACGGGGCTGTGAGTGACGGGCAGCGGCGGCTGGCCACCGCTGCCCCCGGAAGGGAGAGGCGATCAGCGGGCGCCGAGTTCGGCGGCCAGCTCGCGCTCGAGCTTCTCGTCATGCACGGCGGGCAGCACGTTGTCGGCCGGGGTCTTGTGGGTGCCGTAGAAGAGCATGCCGATGAACACCATGCCTCCGACGATGTTACCAGCGGTGACCGGCAGGAAGTTCCAGAAGATCGTGCTGCCGTAGTTCACTCCTGAACCCAGCATGGGGCCGGTGGTGTGCAGGAACATGTTCACCACGATGTGCTCCATGCCCAGCGCCTGGAAGGCGGTGATCGGAAGCCAGCAGGCAAGGATCTTGCCGGGCACGCTCTTGCTGACCAGGGCCAGGGTCACACCCAGACACACCAGCCAGTTGGCGATCAGGCCGCGCAGGAAGGCGAGGAAGAAGCCCAGGGCACCGAGATTTTCATACTTGGTGATCACATTGGCCTTGTTCAGCGCGATGATCTTGTTGGCCACGGCCACCCAGTCGCCTGAACCATTGGCAAGATCGGCCGTGCCGCCGCTGGTGAGACTGATGGCGAACAGCACACCCACGGTAAAGGTGCCGAGCCAGTTGCCGATCCAGACCCAGATCCAGTTGCGGATCGTCTTGCTCCAGGTCGTCTTGCCGGCCCACACCGCCATCGGCAGCAGGGAGAAGTTCCCGGTGACCAGCTCCATGCCGAACAGCACGATGCTGGCGAAGCCGAAGGGGAAGATGAGAGACCCGATCCAGTTGATCCCGGTCTGATGCATGATCGTCAGGGCCAGGCAGAGGGCCAGCCCCAGGGCGGATCCGGAGTAGAAACCGCGAATCAGCAGGTTCTTGATGCTGACTGTGGCTTTCTTGCCGCCGGCGGCAATCATGCCGTCGACGAGCTCATTGGGAAGGACGTAATCCATCAGGGAAGGGTTGGGTGACTCGGGGGGTGAAGGGATGAGCGAGCGGCGGCGGCCCGCCGCTCGGGCGGCGGCGGCTCACATGGCTCGTGGCCGGGCGCCGTAGTGCTCGATCAGCAGGTCGCGCACCACCTGTTTGACCTCATTGGCCGGAACCTTCTTGCGGGACGACGTCCCGATCTGGGGATCGGCCCCCTGGGAGCCGCCGATGGTGATGTCGTATCCCTCGCCCAGCT
It encodes the following:
- the cynS gene encoding cyanase yields the protein MPTPAPTGTTAALLAAKKAKGLTFTQIGEAMGRNDVWVASLFYRQATASAEEAATLTGLLGLDAAVAEELQEFPTKGSLEPVIPTDPLIYRFYEIMQVYGMPMKDVIQEKFGDGIMSAIDFTLEVDKEANPSGDRVKITMCGKFLPYKKW
- a CDS encoding formate/nitrite transporter family protein gives rise to the protein MDYVLPNELVDGMIAAGGKKATVSIKNLLIRGFYSGSALGLALCLALTIMHQTGINWIGSLIFPFGFASIVLFGMELVTGNFSLLPMAVWAGKTTWSKTIRNWIWVWIGNWLGTFTVGVLFAISLTSGGTADLANGSGDWVAVANKIIALNKANVITKYENLGALGFFLAFLRGLIANWLVCLGVTLALVSKSVPGKILACWLPITAFQALGMEHIVVNMFLHTTGPMLGSGVNYGSTIFWNFLPVTAGNIVGGMVFIGMLFYGTHKTPADNVLPAVHDEKLERELAAELGAR